The Ectothiorhodospiraceae bacterium 2226 region GGCGATCTCCACGGGCACGGTGCGCGAGGCGGTGGTGGAGGTGAAGGTCAGCGCGTAGAGAAACTCGTTCCAGGCGGCGATGAACACCAGCAGCCCGGTGGCGACCAGCCCCGGGACCGAGAGCGGCAGCAGCACGCGCCGAAACGCCTGCAGCGGCGTGCAGCCGTCCACGCGCGCGGCGCGGTAAAGCTCGTCGGGGATCTGATGCAGGAACGCGGTGAGCAGCCAAATGGCGAGCGGCAGCGAGAAGCTGGTGTACACCAACACCAGCGCGAGCAGCGTGTCGCGCAGGCCCAGACCGACAATCAGCAGGTACAGCGGGCTCACCGTCGCGATGGGGGGAAACATCGAGGTCGCCAGCACCGCCAGCAGGATGAGCGCCTTGCCGCGCACCGGCAGCTTGGCCAGTGCGAAGGCGGCCAGCGAGCCGGCGGCGAGCGCCAACGCGGTGGTGCCGGCCGCCACGATCAGGCTGTTGGCGATGATGCGCGCGAGGGGGTGGTCGCCGAGCACCGCGAGGTAGTGCGCGGTGCTCGCGCGCGTAGGCAGCAGCGGCGGCAAGGTGGTGAGCTCGTGCTCGGGCGTCAGCGAGGTGACGAACTGCCAGAGCAGCGGCGCCAGGCTGTAGAACGCCACCACGGCCAAACCTCCGTACAGCCAGACCCGCTTCATTGCCAGGCGCGCCGCAGGCGCAGCGTGAAGCCGACGGTGATCAGCGCCACCAGGGCGAAAGTCACCGCCGCCAGCGCCGAGCCGTAGCCGAAATCCAGAGTCTGGAACAGGATCTTGTAGGCGTAGATCGACAGCGTCTCGGTGCTGTTGCCGGGGCCGCCGCCGGTCAGCACGTACACCACGTCGAACACCCGGAAGGCGTCGATCACGCGCAGGATGAGCACGATGAGGATCAGCGGCGCGAGCTGCGGCAGCGTGATGCGCCGGAACATCAGCCACGCGGAGGCGCCGTCCACGCGCGCCGCGCGGTACAGATCGCGCGGGATGCCCTGCAGGCCCGCGAGCAACAGCAAGGCGACGAACGGGGTCATCTTCCACACGTCGGCGGCGATCGCCGCGTGGATGGCGAGGGTCGGATCGCCCAGCCAGTTCACCGGTGCGCCGAGCAGGTAGTTCAGCACCCCGAACTCGACGTTGTACATCCACTCGAACATGCGCGCGGAGACCACCGTCGGCACCATCCACGGCACCAGCACCAGCGCGCGCATCATGCCCTGCCCGCGAAACGCGTGGCGCAGCAGCAGCGCGATGCCGAGCCCCAGCGCGAGTTCGACCGACACGGACACCACGGTGAAATACACCGTGTTCCACAGCGCATTCCAGAAGCGCGCGTCGGCCACCACACGCAGATAATTGTCCGCGCCGACGAAGCCCGCCTCGGGGGCGAGCAGCGAGGCGTCGGTCAAGCCCAGCCAGATGACGTAGACGCTGGGAAAGCCCGTGAACACCAGCAGCAGCAACACCGCCGGGGCGAGAAAGCCCGCCGCCTGCCGGTGCACGCCGTTCAAAACAGCGCCGCCTCGGCCTGGCGCTGGGCATCGCGCAGCGCCGCCTCCGGGCTCTTGACGCCGGCCACGGCGGCCGAGAATTCCGCCTGCAGGATCTGCGACAGGCGCGCGTAGTGCGCACTCACCGGGCGCGGCCGCGCCTGTTCGAAGATGGGATAGAACAGCGCGAGCTGCGGCTGGGCGGCGCGTAACTCGGGGTCGTCATAGAGATCGCGGCGCGCGGGTTGAAAGCCGTAGGCAAGCGCCAAGGCCTTCTGCGCCTCGCGCGAGGTGAGGTAGGCGACCAGGGCCTCGGCCTGCTGCGGGCGGCGCGAATGGGGATTGACCGCCAACTGCCACCCGCCCAGCGTGGCGGCCGCCTCGCCGCCGGCGAAGCGCGGCAGGGCCGACACCCCTACCCGGCCGCGCACCGCCGACTCGGGCCGCTCGAACAGCGCCCAGGCGTAGGGCCAGTTACGCAGGAACAGCGCGTTGCCGTCGCCGAAGATGCGCCGCGCGGGCTCTTCGGTGAGCGTGGTGACGAACCGCGGCGTCACCCCGTCGCGCTGCACCAGAGCGACCAGGAAGCTGAGCGCCTCGCGGTTCGCCGGGGAGTCGATCACGGGTGCACCGTCGCGCCATACCTCGCCGCCGTTGCTCCACAGGTACTCCAGGACATTGGTCACCAGCCCCTCGTACTGACGCCCCTGCCAGACGAAGCCGTACATCCCCTCCTGCGGCGCGATGCGCTGCGCGGCCGCCCGCAACTCCGCCCAGCTCTCGGGCGGCGCCGTGTCATGGCGGGCCAGCACGTCCTTGCGGTAATACAGCAGCCCCGCGTCGATGAACCAGGGCGCGGCGTACAGCCGTCCGCGGTAGGTCACGGCCTCGCGGGGGCCGTCGAACAGCGCGGCGCGCGTATCGGGGTGCAGGGCATCGGTGAGGTCGCGCAACCAACCGGCGGCGGCGAACTCGGGCACCCAGATCACGTCCACCGCGAACACGTCGAAGCTCGCGGCGCGCCCGCGCAGGTCGATCACATAGCTCTGGCGCTGTTCGTCGCTGCCGGAGGGCAACAACTCCTGGCGCACGGTCAGGCCGGTGCGCGCCTCGAAGTCGTCCAGCAACGCGCGCAGCGCGCGCGGGTCGCCGAACAGCTTGGCGTGCTTGAAGACCAGCGTGTCGTCGGACGGGGGCGGGTGGCAACCGATAAGCGCGGCGAGGAGGCCGAGCGCGAAGGCAATGAGGACAAAGCACCGCGCCCCGCGCCAGCCGGCGCGGAGCATGGGCGGTGCACCGCTCGAAAGAGCGGCATGATGAAGGCGCTTGTCGCGGGTGAGGGCCAAGACCCGTCGACGCGCCTAGCGGCGGCGCAGGGCGTCGATCAGGTCGGCCTTGTTCATGGTGCTGCGGCCCTCGATATCCAGCTCCTTGGCCTTCTCATACAGATCCTCGCGACGCCAGTCCTCGTACTTGGGTGCACGGCCACCCTTGCGTCCGGTGGCGTGGCGCGGCGAGTTGGCGATACGTGCGGCTTTCTCCTTGCTCGCGCCCTGCTCACGCAGACGCTCGTACTGACTGTCGTCCTTGATCTGCGGTCCGTGATCCTTGGTCATCCGTGTCTCCCGGACGGACGATGTGCCCGTGCAGCGCCACCGTCCTCATACTCAGTCTGGCCCACACGCGGGCAGGGTCAAGTGCGCACTTACTGCGCCAGGGACGCGCCGCGGCTGCTCGCGCGGCCGCTCCAATGCAAGGTGTCCTGATCCGTGCCGCGCGGACGCGCCGCACCGACCATGTCCTCGCCCGCGACGGTGCCGGAGAATTCGTAGACGTGCGCGCCCGGCGCGGTCACCGTGAAGCTCAGACGATCGCCGTCCAGGCGCACCGCCTCCAGCGGCACCAGCACGCCGTCGATCTCCGCCTCGCCGTGCACCTCCTGAAACACCTGGTCGAGGCGCAGATCGAAGGCGAGCGGGCCCTCCTCTCCGCGCGCCGCCACGCGCCAGACCCCGCTGACCTCGGCCGGTACCCGCCAGAAGTACACCACGCGCCCCTGGACGTGGCGCACCTCGTCCGGCTCCCACTCGCCCATGTCGAAGGCGTGCGAGACCACCGGGGTGCCGGGCGCGAGCTCGCGCAGCAACTTGGGCCGCAGCTTGATATTCACCGTCGACAGCAAGTACAGCGTGACCGCGTCGGCCTCGCTGAGATCGAGGTCGAACAGGTTGCCCTCGATAAACTCGACCTGGTCGGTCACGCCCGCGACACGCGCGTTCTCCCAGCTCTCGTCGATGCGGTTGGGGTCGATGTCGATGCCGACGGCGCGCGCGCCATAATCCTTGGCCGCGCTGATCACGATGCGCCCGTCGCCCGAGCCCAGGTCGTACAGCACGCTGTCCGGCCCGATCTCGGCGAGCTCCAGCATCTCCTCCACCACATCCATCGGCGTGGGAACGTAGGGCACATCCCGCGCCCCGGCGGCGGCCACCCACAGCAGCGCGGTCAAT contains the following coding sequences:
- a CDS encoding carbohydrate ABC transporter permease → MKRVWLYGGLAVVAFYSLAPLLWQFVTSLTPEHELTTLPPLLPTRASTAHYLAVLGDHPLARIIANSLIVAAGTTALALAAGSLAAFALAKLPVRGKALILLAVLATSMFPPIATVSPLYLLIVGLGLRDTLLALVLVYTSFSLPLAIWLLTAFLHQIPDELYRAARVDGCTPLQAFRRVLLPLSVPGLVATGLLVFIAAWNEFLYALTFTSTTASRTVPVEIAQFPGLHEVPWGEIAAATITVIIPLVVIAFLFQRRIVAGLTTGAVKE
- a CDS encoding sugar ABC transporter permease, with the translated sequence MNGVHRQAAGFLAPAVLLLLVFTGFPSVYVIWLGLTDASLLAPEAGFVGADNYLRVVADARFWNALWNTVYFTVVSVSVELALGLGIALLLRHAFRGQGMMRALVLVPWMVPTVVSARMFEWMYNVEFGVLNYLLGAPVNWLGDPTLAIHAAIAADVWKMTPFVALLLLAGLQGIPRDLYRAARVDGASAWLMFRRITLPQLAPLILIVLILRVIDAFRVFDVVYVLTGGGPGNSTETLSIYAYKILFQTLDFGYGSALAAVTFALVALITVGFTLRLRRAWQ
- a CDS encoding ABC transporter substrate-binding protein, coding for MLRAGWRGARCFVLIAFALGLLAALIGCHPPPSDDTLVFKHAKLFGDPRALRALLDDFEARTGLTVRQELLPSGSDEQRQSYVIDLRGRAASFDVFAVDVIWVPEFAAAGWLRDLTDALHPDTRAALFDGPREAVTYRGRLYAAPWFIDAGLLYYRKDVLARHDTAPPESWAELRAAAQRIAPQEGMYGFVWQGRQYEGLVTNVLEYLWSNGGEVWRDGAPVIDSPANREALSFLVALVQRDGVTPRFVTTLTEEPARRIFGDGNALFLRNWPYAWALFERPESAVRGRVGVSALPRFAGGEAAATLGGWQLAVNPHSRRPQQAEALVAYLTSREAQKALALAYGFQPARRDLYDDPELRAAQPQLALFYPIFEQARPRPVSAHYARLSQILQAEFSAAVAGVKSPEAALRDAQRQAEAALF
- a CDS encoding Rho termination factor N-terminal domain-containing protein; its protein translation is MTKDHGPQIKDDSQYERLREQGASKEKAARIANSPRHATGRKGGRAPKYEDWRREDLYEKAKELDIEGRSTMNKADLIDALRRR
- a CDS encoding class I SAM-dependent methyltransferase; translated protein: MRMAWTAAGLTALLWVAAAGARDVPYVPTPMDVVEEMLELAEIGPDSVLYDLGSGDGRIVISAAKDYGARAVGIDIDPNRIDESWENARVAGVTDQVEFIEGNLFDLDLSEADAVTLYLLSTVNIKLRPKLLRELAPGTPVVSHAFDMGEWEPDEVRHVQGRVVYFWRVPAEVSGVWRVAARGEEGPLAFDLRLDQVFQEVHGEAEIDGVLVPLEAVRLDGDRLSFTVTAPGAHVYEFSGTVAGEDMVGAARPRGTDQDTLHWSGRASSRGASLAQ